The following are encoded together in the Thalassomonas haliotis genome:
- a CDS encoding M48 family metallopeptidase has translation MKLKLSLCALLIALNGCSTSSTGRNQLMLISPNQLNEMGISSFEQMKEKEKISQDKATNAYVQCVADAITKNVPKSAHDGEWEVVVFDADQVNAFALPGGKIGVYTGILKVAEDQEQLAAIIGHEVGHVIENHSNERLSSNQLSQAGLSLANAALESQNIAARDTLMAGLGLGVQYGIIMPYGRTHESEADVVGQDLMARSGFDPKASIQLWHNMAKTSKNSPPEFLSTHPSNQTRINDLTAHLPKALTFYNAAAKPSCKKPGK, from the coding sequence ATGAAATTGAAACTCTCATTATGTGCGCTGTTGATTGCGTTAAACGGATGCAGCACTTCGTCTACCGGACGTAACCAGCTGATGCTGATCTCCCCCAACCAGCTGAATGAAATGGGGATCTCCTCTTTTGAGCAGATGAAAGAGAAGGAAAAAATCAGCCAGGACAAGGCCACCAATGCCTATGTACAGTGTGTAGCCGATGCCATTACCAAGAATGTCCCTAAATCGGCCCATGACGGTGAATGGGAAGTGGTGGTGTTTGATGCCGACCAGGTTAATGCTTTTGCCTTGCCCGGCGGAAAAATAGGGGTTTATACCGGTATCTTAAAAGTGGCGGAAGATCAGGAGCAACTGGCGGCTATTATCGGCCATGAAGTCGGTCATGTGATTGAAAACCACTCCAATGAACGCTTATCTTCCAACCAGCTTTCACAGGCGGGGCTGAGTTTGGCCAATGCCGCACTGGAAAGCCAGAATATTGCCGCCCGCGACACTTTGATGGCAGGTCTGGGACTTGGGGTCCAGTACGGCATTATCATGCCTTATGGTCGTACCCATGAAAGTGAAGCGGATGTTGTTGGCCAGGATCTGATGGCCCGTTCAGGTTTTGATCCCAAAGCCAGTATCCAGCTTTGGCATAATATGGCGAAAACCAGTAAAAATTCGCCGCCGGAATTTTTATCGACCCATCCGTCGAATCAGACGCGGATCAATGATCTCACGGCCCATTTGCCAAAAGCATTAACCTTCTATAATGCTGCCGCTAAACCCAGTTGTAAAAAACCGGGAAAATAA
- a CDS encoding FKBP-type peptidyl-prolyl cis-trans isomerase, which translates to MSENKFESIEARVSYGVGRQLGDQLRNNPFKDFDVTAVQAGLADALANAKSQVPDEALNEAFSIVSKKMQEQEMAVAKEKAAEGEAFLVENAKREEVTVTESGLQYEVLATGEGEQPNAQSTVRTHYHGTFIDGQVFDSSYDRGQPAEFPVGGVIAGWTEALQMMTEGSKWRLFVPYNLAYGERGSQGAIPPYATLVFDVELLAVVS; encoded by the coding sequence ATGTCTGAAAACAAATTTGAGTCTATTGAAGCGCGCGTAAGTTACGGTGTAGGTCGTCAGTTAGGCGACCAATTACGCAACAACCCTTTTAAAGATTTTGACGTGACTGCCGTTCAAGCCGGTTTAGCCGATGCTTTAGCAAACGCCAAGAGCCAGGTACCTGATGAAGCCTTAAATGAAGCCTTCTCTATTGTTTCTAAAAAAATGCAAGAGCAGGAAATGGCCGTTGCTAAAGAAAAAGCTGCCGAAGGCGAAGCTTTCCTGGTTGAAAACGCCAAGCGTGAAGAAGTGACTGTTACTGAGTCTGGCCTGCAGTATGAAGTACTGGCAACGGGTGAAGGCGAACAGCCTAACGCACAAAGCACAGTACGTACGCATTATCACGGTACTTTCATTGACGGTCAGGTATTTGACAGCTCTTACGATCGCGGTCAGCCGGCTGAGTTTCCGGTTGGCGGCGTTATTGCCGGCTGGACTGAAGCCCTGCAAATGATGACCGAAGGTTCTAAGTGGCGTTTATTCGTTCCTTACAACCTGGCTTACGGTGAGCGTGGCTCACAAGGTGCTATCCCACCGTACGCAACTTTAGTCTTCGACGTTGAGTTACTAGCCGTCGTCAGCTAA
- the carA gene encoding glutamine-hydrolyzing carbamoyl-phosphate synthase small subunit, producing the protein MTKSAILVLEDGTVFKGTAIGAQGAAVGEVVFNTSMTGYQEILTDPSYAEQIVTLTYPHIGNTGTNSEDEESNAVWAKGLVIRDLPLLASNFRNEEDLSSYLKRHNILGIADIDTRKLTRILREKGAQNGCILAGDNLDETQALKQAQEFPGLKGMDLAKVVSTKEQYQWTEGSWQLGLGHVTPENSEFHVVAYDFGAKRNILRMLVDRGCKLTVVPAQTPAADVLAMNPDGIFLSNGPGDPEPCDYAIAAIKSFLETDIPVFGICLGHQLLGLASGANTVKMKFGHHGANHPVKDMERDVVMITSQNHGFAVDEQSMPANLKVTHKSLFDGTLQGIHRTDKPAFSFQGHPEASPGPNDAAPLFDHFIDLIHESKKNKA; encoded by the coding sequence TTGACTAAATCTGCCATTTTAGTGCTTGAAGACGGCACTGTATTTAAAGGCACCGCCATTGGTGCACAAGGGGCCGCAGTCGGTGAAGTGGTATTTAATACTTCAATGACAGGCTATCAGGAAATTCTTACCGACCCCTCATACGCAGAGCAAATCGTAACCCTCACGTACCCCCATATAGGCAATACCGGCACCAACAGTGAAGATGAAGAATCCAATGCTGTCTGGGCCAAAGGATTAGTCATTCGCGACCTGCCTTTGCTTGCCAGTAATTTTAGAAATGAAGAAGATTTAAGCAGCTACCTTAAGCGCCACAATATCCTGGGTATTGCCGATATCGATACCCGTAAACTTACCCGCATATTACGGGAAAAAGGTGCGCAAAACGGTTGCATCCTTGCCGGTGATAATCTTGATGAAACCCAGGCATTAAAGCAGGCGCAGGAATTTCCGGGCCTTAAAGGCATGGACCTGGCGAAAGTGGTTTCTACCAAAGAGCAATATCAATGGACAGAAGGTAGCTGGCAGCTGGGCCTGGGGCATGTAACGCCAGAAAATAGTGAGTTTCATGTGGTTGCTTATGATTTTGGTGCCAAACGCAATATTTTACGTATGTTGGTCGATCGCGGCTGCAAACTTACCGTGGTACCGGCACAAACTCCGGCGGCAGATGTTTTGGCGATGAATCCCGACGGCATCTTTTTATCTAACGGCCCGGGCGACCCTGAACCTTGTGACTATGCCATTGCCGCCATTAAATCTTTCCTGGAAACCGATATTCCTGTCTTTGGCATTTGTCTGGGACATCAGTTACTGGGTCTTGCCAGCGGCGCGAACACAGTAAAAATGAAATTTGGTCATCACGGCGCCAACCACCCGGTAAAAGACATGGAACGCGATGTGGTGATGATCACCAGCCAGAACCATGGTTTTGCCGTCGATGAGCAAAGCATGCCGGCTAATTTAAAAGTGACTCACAAGTCATTATTTGACGGCACTTTGCAGGGCATACACCGCACCGATAAGCCGGCCTTTAGTTTCCAGGGGCATCCCGAAGCGAGTCCCGGACCTAACGATGCCGCGCCGTTATTTGATCACTTCATTGATTTAATTCATGAAAGTAAAAAAAACAAAGCTTAA
- the carB gene encoding carbamoyl-phosphate synthase large subunit: MPKRTDIKSILILGAGPIVIGQACEFDYSGAQACKALREEGYRVVLVNSNPATIMTDPEMADATYIEPIHWEVVSKIIEKERPDAVLPTMGGQTALNCALDLEKHGVLEKFNVEMIGATADAIDKAEDRSRFDKAMKKIGLETPRAEIVHSMAEANETIKRIGFPCIIRPSFTMGGTGGGIAYNREEFDEICVRGLDLSPTNELLIDESLIGWKEYEMEVVRDKNDNCIIICSIENFDPMGIHTGDSITVAPAQTLTDKEYQIMRNASLAVLREIGVETGGSNVQFGVCPDTGRMVIIEMNPRVSRSSALASKATGFPIAKIAAKLAVGYTLDELSNDITGGATPASFEPTIDYVVTKIPRFNFEKFVGAEDRLTTQMKSVGEVMAIGRNQQESMQKALRGLEVGVSGFDPLVDVTKPGAKTKIMHELQEAGAERIWYVADAFRLGLSIEDVFRATKIDRWFLVQIEDLILQEQKVEQGGMAGLTPDYLKQLKRKGFADIRLASILGVSEAEIRKKRHQAEIFPVYKRVDTCAAEFSSDTAYMYSSYDEECEANPTDNDKIMIIGGGPNRIGQGIEFDYCCVHAALALREDGYETIMVNCNPETVSTDYDTSDRLYFESVTFEDVLEIVRVEKPKGVIVQYGGQTPLKLARALEAAGVPIIGTSPDAIDRAEDRERFQQAVERLGLLQPENATVTSLEEAVVQAKVIGFPLVVRPSYVLGGRAMEIVYDEADLRRYMTDAVSVSNDSPILLDHFLDDAIEVDIDAICDGETVVIGGIMQHIEQAGVHSGDSACSLPAYSLPQDIQDVMREQVTKLAFELGVNGLMNTQMAVKDGKVYLIEVNPRAARTVPFVSKATGVPLAKVAARVMSGKKLAELGVTEETIPPFFSVKEVVMPFNKFHGSDPLVGPEMRSTGEVMGVGDTFEEAYAKANLGAGVSVPKSGRALISVRDSDKERVVELAKQLVDLGYKLDSTHGTAVILGEADIPTRLVNKVHEGRPHILDRIKNDEYSYIINTTEGRKAIEDSKMLRSAALRYKVAYTTTLNAAFASCMAHAADDRNIVTSIQELHQRCQ; encoded by the coding sequence ATGCCAAAACGTACTGACATCAAAAGTATCTTAATCTTAGGCGCCGGCCCTATCGTTATCGGTCAGGCTTGTGAGTTTGACTATTCGGGCGCCCAGGCCTGTAAAGCATTACGTGAAGAAGGTTACCGGGTTGTCCTGGTAAACTCTAACCCCGCCACCATAATGACAGACCCGGAAATGGCGGATGCGACTTATATCGAGCCTATCCATTGGGAAGTGGTGAGCAAGATCATCGAAAAAGAACGTCCCGATGCCGTGCTGCCGACCATGGGCGGGCAAACAGCGCTTAACTGCGCCCTGGATCTGGAAAAGCATGGGGTATTAGAAAAGTTTAATGTCGAAATGATCGGTGCTACCGCCGATGCCATCGACAAAGCGGAAGACCGCAGCCGTTTCGATAAGGCGATGAAGAAAATTGGTTTGGAAACGCCAAGAGCGGAAATCGTCCATTCTATGGCAGAAGCCAATGAAACAATCAAACGTATCGGTTTCCCCTGTATTATCCGTCCTTCTTTTACTATGGGCGGCACGGGGGGCGGTATCGCCTATAACCGTGAAGAGTTCGATGAAATTTGTGTCCGCGGTTTAGACTTGTCACCGACCAATGAACTGTTGATCGATGAATCGCTTATCGGTTGGAAAGAATATGAAATGGAAGTGGTGCGGGACAAAAATGATAACTGTATCATCATCTGCTCCATCGAAAACTTCGACCCTATGGGGATCCACACCGGTGACTCCATCACGGTCGCCCCGGCGCAGACGTTAACGGATAAAGAATATCAAATCATGCGTAACGCCTCTTTGGCAGTATTGCGCGAAATCGGTGTTGAAACCGGGGGTTCTAACGTTCAGTTTGGTGTTTGTCCCGATACCGGCCGTATGGTGATTATCGAAATGAACCCGCGTGTATCCCGCTCTTCGGCGTTGGCGTCAAAAGCAACCGGTTTCCCGATTGCCAAAATCGCCGCAAAATTAGCCGTAGGTTACACCTTAGATGAATTATCTAACGATATTACCGGCGGTGCGACCCCGGCATCTTTTGAACCGACTATCGATTATGTAGTAACTAAGATCCCACGTTTTAACTTCGAAAAGTTCGTCGGCGCAGAAGACAGACTGACCACACAAATGAAATCTGTTGGTGAAGTGATGGCCATTGGCCGTAACCAGCAGGAATCGATGCAAAAAGCCCTGCGCGGCCTGGAAGTTGGCGTCAGCGGTTTTGATCCCCTGGTGGATGTGACCAAGCCGGGCGCCAAAACCAAGATCATGCATGAATTGCAGGAAGCCGGCGCTGAGCGTATCTGGTATGTGGCCGATGCTTTCCGTTTAGGGTTAAGCATTGAAGATGTCTTTAGAGCCACTAAGATTGACCGCTGGTTCCTGGTACAGATTGAAGATTTGATCTTACAGGAGCAAAAAGTCGAGCAGGGCGGTATGGCAGGTTTAACCCCTGACTACCTTAAGCAGTTAAAGCGCAAAGGTTTTGCCGATATCCGTCTTGCCAGCATCTTAGGGGTCAGTGAAGCAGAAATCCGTAAGAAGCGTCATCAGGCAGAAATTTTCCCTGTCTATAAGCGTGTTGATACCTGTGCGGCAGAATTCAGCTCAGATACCGCTTACATGTATTCCAGCTATGATGAAGAGTGTGAAGCCAACCCGACCGATAATGACAAGATCATGATCATCGGCGGTGGTCCTAACCGTATCGGCCAGGGCATCGAATTCGATTACTGTTGTGTACATGCGGCATTAGCCCTGCGCGAAGACGGTTACGAGACCATTATGGTCAACTGTAACCCGGAAACCGTCTCTACCGACTACGACACTTCTGACCGCCTGTATTTTGAGTCGGTCACCTTTGAAGATGTTTTGGAAATCGTCCGGGTTGAAAAACCTAAAGGGGTGATAGTGCAATACGGTGGCCAAACTCCGCTTAAACTAGCACGTGCCCTTGAAGCGGCCGGTGTGCCGATTATCGGTACTTCACCGGATGCTATCGACCGCGCCGAAGACCGTGAGCGTTTCCAGCAAGCGGTTGAGCGTTTAGGTTTATTACAGCCGGAAAATGCCACGGTAACTTCTCTGGAAGAAGCTGTGGTCCAGGCCAAAGTGATCGGCTTCCCGCTAGTCGTTCGCCCTTCTTATGTATTGGGCGGCCGGGCGATGGAAATTGTTTATGACGAAGCTGACCTGCGCCGTTATATGACGGATGCGGTGAGTGTCTCCAATGACTCGCCAATTTTGCTGGATCATTTCCTTGATGATGCCATCGAAGTGGATATCGACGCTATTTGTGACGGTGAAACCGTAGTGATCGGCGGTATCATGCAGCACATTGAACAAGCCGGGGTACACTCGGGTGATTCAGCCTGTTCGTTGCCTGCCTACAGCCTGCCGCAGGATATTCAGGATGTGATGCGTGAGCAAGTCACTAAACTGGCGTTCGAGTTGGGCGTAAACGGCTTAATGAATACCCAGATGGCGGTAAAAGACGGCAAAGTTTACCTGATTGAAGTAAACCCGCGCGCCGCCCGTACCGTACCTTTTGTTTCAAAAGCCACCGGCGTGCCGCTGGCGAAAGTTGCTGCTCGCGTGATGTCGGGTAAGAAGTTAGCCGAGCTTGGCGTGACTGAAGAAACCATACCGCCGTTTTTCTCGGTGAAAGAAGTGGTGATGCCGTTTAACAAGTTCCACGGCAGCGACCCCCTGGTTGGCCCGGAAATGCGCTCTACCGGTGAAGTGATGGGGGTAGGTGATACCTTTGAAGAAGCCTATGCCAAAGCAAACTTAGGTGCCGGTGTTTCCGTGCCTAAATCCGGTCGCGCCTTGATTTCTGTACGAGACAGCGACAAAGAGCGTGTGGTGGAGTTGGCAAAACAGCTGGTTGATTTAGGTTATAAGCTTGATTCTACCCACGGCACCGCAGTGATCTTAGGCGAAGCCGATATTCCTACCCGCTTGGTGAACAAGGTTCACGAGGGGCGTCCGCATATTCTTGATAGAATTAAAAACGACGAATATAGTTATATCATTAATACCACAGAAGGCCGTAAAGCAATTGAAGATTCGAAAATGCTTCGCAGCGCGGCCCTGCGGTATAAAGTGGCTTATACCACCACCTTAAACGCGGCATTTGCCAGCTGCATGGCGCACGCTGCAGATGATAGAAATATAGTTACTTCCATTCAGGAGTTGCATCAAAGGTGTCAGTAA
- the greA gene encoding transcription elongation factor GreA, whose translation MNNFPMTLAGADALRDELHHLKTVKRPEIVNAIAEAREHGDLKENAEYHAAREQQGFCEGRIQDIEGKLGNAQIIDVTKLPNNGKVIFGSTVTLLNIDTDEEVSYQIVGDDESNIKERRISVNSPIARALVGKMVDSEVEVTTPGGVVEYEIVAVDHI comes from the coding sequence ATGAACAACTTTCCAATGACATTAGCAGGTGCAGATGCTTTACGTGATGAATTGCACCATCTTAAAACCGTTAAACGTCCCGAGATTGTCAATGCCATCGCCGAAGCGCGTGAGCACGGTGATTTGAAAGAAAACGCCGAATACCATGCCGCCCGTGAGCAGCAAGGTTTTTGCGAAGGCCGTATTCAGGACATAGAAGGTAAACTGGGTAATGCCCAAATCATCGATGTTACCAAATTGCCTAACAATGGTAAGGTGATTTTCGGCTCAACCGTGACGCTGCTTAATATCGATACCGATGAAGAAGTCAGCTACCAGATAGTGGGTGATGATGAATCAAACATCAAAGAGCGCCGTATCTCGGTAAACTCCCCGATTGCCCGTGCTTTAGTCGGCAAAATGGTCGACTCGGAAGTAGAAGTAACCACACCGGGTGGTGTAGTCGAATATGAAATTGTCGCGGTTGACCATATTTAA
- a CDS encoding Na+/H+ antiporter NhaC family protein, producing the protein MNSNREALMTENSTSTKNLLSLMPFGVFLGLFLGTGIILTLQGVDYAFYQLPASIAIIPAIILAIFIGKDSINDQISQFISGAGHQNIITMCVIYLLAGAFATVAKATGSVDASVQLGLAVFPDYLLLPGLFLVAAFLSTAMGTSMGTIGAIAPIAAGFVDSAQLDAALVAGCILSGAIFGDNLSIISDTTIASTRSQGAHMKDKFKVNFKFAFPAGIIAVVIFALLGDVVSYQGSDDSQLLGLLPYVVILALALSGVNVFLVLTLGIILAAAIGMLSHDYQLGSWISDIQKGFANMQDIFILSLFIGGLSELVRHQGGLSALTRALEKLAAKISPNNNKRAAGLGIASLAFSSNFFTANNTVSIIITGETAKELADDGQLTPAQSASLLDIFACINQGLLPYGAQALLLGASLGISPLELVVYSFYPMILLVVASFAFWRLTR; encoded by the coding sequence ATGAACAGTAACAGAGAAGCCTTAATGACGGAAAACTCCACTTCAACAAAAAACCTGCTCAGCCTGATGCCCTTTGGCGTCTTCCTCGGATTATTTTTAGGCACAGGTATCATTTTAACCCTGCAAGGGGTGGATTATGCCTTTTACCAGTTGCCTGCCAGCATTGCCATTATCCCGGCGATTATCCTGGCGATTTTTATCGGCAAAGACAGCATCAATGATCAAATAAGCCAGTTTATTTCCGGTGCCGGCCACCAGAATATTATTACCATGTGTGTTATTTACCTGCTCGCCGGTGCATTTGCTACGGTCGCCAAGGCAACCGGCAGTGTCGATGCCAGCGTGCAGCTGGGGCTGGCGGTTTTCCCCGATTATCTGTTATTACCCGGATTATTCCTGGTGGCGGCATTTTTATCCACCGCCATGGGCACCTCCATGGGCACCATAGGCGCCATTGCCCCCATAGCTGCCGGGTTCGTCGATTCGGCGCAACTCGACGCCGCCCTGGTGGCCGGCTGTATTCTTTCCGGTGCCATTTTTGGTGACAACTTATCGATTATTTCCGATACCACCATTGCCTCCACCCGTAGCCAGGGTGCCCATATGAAAGATAAGTTTAAGGTCAATTTCAAGTTTGCCTTTCCCGCCGGCATTATCGCCGTGGTAATTTTCGCCTTACTCGGCGATGTGGTCAGTTATCAGGGCAGTGACGACAGCCAGTTGCTCGGCCTGTTGCCTTATGTTGTTATCCTGGCATTAGCCCTGTCGGGGGTGAATGTCTTCCTGGTACTGACACTGGGTATTATTTTGGCGGCGGCAATCGGCATGCTCAGCCATGACTATCAGCTGGGCAGCTGGATAAGCGATATCCAAAAAGGCTTTGCCAATATGCAGGATATCTTTATTCTCTCGCTGTTTATCGGCGGATTAAGTGAATTGGTACGTCACCAGGGAGGGTTAAGCGCCCTCACCCGCGCCTTAGAAAAGCTGGCGGCGAAAATCAGCCCTAACAATAATAAACGCGCCGCAGGTCTTGGCATCGCCAGTTTGGCTTTTAGCAGTAACTTTTTCACCGCCAATAATACCGTTTCCATCATCATCACGGGGGAAACGGCAAAAGAACTCGCCGACGACGGCCAGCTGACTCCGGCGCAATCCGCCAGCCTGCTCGATATTTTTGCCTGCATTAACCAGGGCTTATTACCTTATGGCGCCCAGGCACTGCTGCTCGGGGCAAGTTTAGGCATCTCGCCGCTTGAGTTGGTGGTGTATTCCTTTTACCCTATGATCCTACTGGTGGTGGCAAGTTTCGCCTTCTGGCGCTTAACGCGCTAA
- the dapB gene encoding 4-hydroxy-tetrahydrodipicolinate reductase, with protein sequence MTVKVAVLGCSGRMGRNLIEACMEHDAIELVGGTVRESSSFVNFDLGELAGIGAIGLKTSTSLAAVADADVFIDFTSIESSLENINWCRQNKKALVIGTTGFSDEQVTIIEAASQDIALVLAPNTSVGVNLLFKLLEITAKAIGDYTDIEISEAHHRFKKDAPSGTAVKMGQVIAQTLGRDLNECAVYGREGIMEEREQKTIGFATVRAGDIVGEHTALFADLGERLEISHKASSRMTFALGAMRACTWVAQAKPGFYDMQDVLGLKDL encoded by the coding sequence ATGACAGTGAAAGTTGCCGTTTTAGGCTGCAGTGGCCGCATGGGCCGTAACCTTATTGAAGCTTGTATGGAGCACGATGCCATTGAACTGGTCGGGGGCACCGTCCGGGAAAGCTCAAGTTTTGTTAATTTTGATTTAGGTGAACTGGCGGGGATCGGCGCCATAGGCTTAAAAACCTCCACCAGCCTGGCCGCGGTGGCAGATGCCGATGTTTTTATCGATTTTACCTCGATTGAATCAAGCTTGGAAAACATCAACTGGTGTCGGCAAAATAAAAAAGCCCTGGTCATAGGCACCACGGGATTTAGCGACGAGCAGGTGACAATCATTGAAGCGGCCTCACAGGATATTGCCCTGGTGCTGGCCCCCAATACCAGCGTCGGCGTTAACCTGTTATTTAAATTGCTTGAAATCACTGCCAAGGCCATAGGCGACTATACTGATATAGAAATTTCAGAGGCGCATCACAGGTTTAAAAAAGATGCCCCTTCGGGCACCGCGGTAAAAATGGGCCAGGTGATAGCACAAACGTTAGGCCGGGACTTAAATGAATGTGCTGTTTATGGCCGTGAAGGCATCATGGAGGAAAGGGAGCAAAAGACCATAGGTTTTGCTACCGTCAGGGCCGGAGATATTGTCGGTGAGCACACGGCGCTTTTTGCCGACCTGGGAGAGCGATTGGAAATCAGCCATAAAGCCAGCTCCCGAATGACCTTTGCCTTAGGGGCTATGCGGGCCTGTACCTGGGTGGCACAGGCAAAGCCAGGGTTTTACGACATGCAGGATGTGCTGGGATTAAAAGATCTGTAA
- the rlmE gene encoding 23S rRNA (uridine(2552)-2'-O)-methyltransferase RlmE, producing the protein MSKKKLTVSSARWMQEHFDDEYVKKAQKLGLRSRAVFKIEEINNKDKLIRPGMKVVDLGAAPGGWSEYAVKAVGESGQVVACDILSMDPIAGVDFLQGDFREEAVLDALLTRIDGKNIDVVMSDMAANMTGNDVADAARNMYLVELALDMCHQVLKKNGAFVVKVFQGDGFEQFMKDVRAAFSVVKTRKPESSRARSKEVYLVATGFKL; encoded by the coding sequence ATGAGTAAAAAGAAATTAACCGTCAGCAGCGCCCGCTGGATGCAAGAACATTTTGACGATGAATACGTCAAAAAAGCGCAGAAATTGGGGTTACGTTCGCGAGCGGTGTTTAAAATTGAAGAGATCAACAATAAAGATAAATTGATCCGTCCCGGTATGAAAGTGGTGGATTTAGGCGCGGCCCCGGGTGGCTGGTCTGAATATGCCGTGAAAGCCGTGGGGGAGAGTGGCCAGGTAGTGGCCTGTGATATATTATCTATGGACCCGATTGCCGGTGTCGACTTTTTACAGGGGGATTTTCGAGAAGAAGCTGTGCTCGATGCACTGCTGACCCGCATAGACGGCAAAAATATCGACGTAGTCATGTCGGATATGGCCGCCAATATGACGGGGAATGATGTTGCCGATGCCGCCCGAAACATGTACTTAGTGGAGTTAGCGCTGGATATGTGTCACCAGGTATTGAAAAAAAATGGCGCTTTTGTGGTCAAGGTTTTTCAGGGTGACGGGTTTGAACAGTTTATGAAAGATGTACGCGCAGCCTTTAGCGTGGTGAAAACACGGAAGCCGGAATCGTCCCGTGCCAGGTCAAAAGAAGTTTATCTGGTAGCTACCGGCTTTAAATTGTAG
- the yhbY gene encoding ribosome assembly RNA-binding protein YhbY codes for MNLNKKQIQHLKGLAHSLKPVVLLGSNGLTEAVVAEIDYALNHHELIKVKIPTDDRENKTLIVDAICRETQATKIQVIGKTLIIYRQSEEKKIHIPKL; via the coding sequence ATGAACTTAAATAAAAAACAAATCCAGCACCTAAAAGGCCTTGCCCACTCATTAAAACCTGTAGTTTTACTTGGTAGTAATGGCCTGACCGAAGCCGTCGTTGCTGAAATTGATTATGCACTTAATCACCATGAACTTATCAAGGTAAAAATTCCCACCGATGACCGCGAAAACAAAACGCTGATCGTTGATGCCATTTGCCGCGAGACCCAGGCCACTAAAATTCAGGTTATCGGTAAAACCCTGATCATCTACCGTCAGTCCGAAGAAAAGAAAATCCATATCCCGAAACTTTAA
- a CDS encoding ketopantoate reductase family protein has protein sequence MRIVFVGCGAVGGYFGGRLLQSGEDVSFVARKRQFEVLKQQGLTINSIAGDAKLSDIQVMQAPDGDFKADIIFVTVKTFQLSGALPAIKSLLAPHTRVIPLLNGVSAAKKLMDGGIAKKHILGGLAKIIAKVSEPGVISHTGATPHITLGLFKDSEPSEQNLLNALAQKLKNAGISTGISRNIELALWRKYLFVAAWGALACVAGVSIGPLRENPGTRAVLIKLIQEYRAIANSLGVEINQQIVDETLTFIDQLPGHSETSMQRDIASHSAGEFDALVTDALNLAREQGIDVPRLSFCHALLSLQISAFAE, from the coding sequence ATGCGTATTGTGTTTGTTGGCTGTGGTGCTGTGGGCGGCTATTTTGGCGGCAGGTTGTTACAAAGCGGCGAAGATGTCAGTTTTGTTGCCCGCAAGCGGCAATTTGAAGTGTTAAAACAGCAGGGACTCACCATAAACAGTATCGCCGGAGATGCCAAGCTCAGCGATATTCAGGTCATGCAGGCCCCGGATGGCGACTTTAAAGCCGACATTATTTTTGTGACGGTGAAAACCTTTCAGCTGAGCGGGGCTCTGCCTGCGATCAAATCTCTGCTGGCACCCCATACCCGGGTGATCCCTTTACTTAACGGTGTCAGTGCAGCTAAAAAACTCATGGATGGCGGTATTGCCAAAAAGCATATTTTGGGCGGCTTGGCAAAAATCATTGCTAAGGTCAGTGAACCCGGAGTCATCAGCCATACCGGCGCGACCCCGCATATTACGCTGGGTTTATTTAAAGACAGTGAACCCTCAGAGCAAAATTTACTTAATGCGCTGGCACAAAAACTGAAAAACGCCGGGATCAGTACCGGTATCAGCCGCAATATCGAGCTGGCGTTATGGCGGAAATATCTGTTCGTGGCCGCCTGGGGCGCACTGGCTTGTGTCGCCGGGGTCTCTATTGGGCCTTTGCGGGAAAATCCCGGTACCCGGGCGGTATTGATCAAGTTGATTCAGGAATACCGGGCCATTGCCAATAGCCTGGGGGTGGAGATTAATCAGCAAATTGTCGATGAAACCCTGACATTTATCGACCAGCTTCCCGGGCATAGCGAAACCTCGATGCAACGGGATATTGCCAGTCACAGCGCCGGTGAGTTTGATGCCTTAGTCACCGATGCCCTCAACCTTGCCCGGGAGCAGGGTATAGACGTGCCCAGGTTATCGTTTTGTCATGCGCTGCTGTCGCTGCAAATATCGGCATTTGCCGAGTAA